In Zingiber officinale cultivar Zhangliang chromosome 6A, Zo_v1.1, whole genome shotgun sequence, a single genomic region encodes these proteins:
- the LOC121995914 gene encoding patatin-like protein 3 yields MAVDVDRLSYEIFSILESKFLFGYDDSSQPSLLSSASPAGSLPLAAGPGGRVCILSIDGGGRPSDALLSAASLARLESYLQRRSGNPSARVADFFDVAAGSGAGGVLAAMLFSRGPDGRPLFAADEALRLLATWSRRSSFGSGQGGSVLERLLQRRPWRRLRRVFGDATLRDTVKPVLIPCYDLATGAAFLFSRADAMEADGYDFRIREVCAATCADPASSAVYIRSTDGRTRIAAVGGGVAMGNPAASAITHVLNNKQEFPFAVGVDDLIVLSLGTNFSAPQKPPKRPAKPTAELVRIAVDGTADMVDQAIAMAFEQNRMNNYVRIQDIGFGSSNSVPKTSDLKCLMHRLEEKLSQRNVESLLFRGKKVSEQTNCEKLEWFAGELIKEDEKRKKSLVPVVMLKQQVITPSTSSVVTATSRSSAS; encoded by the exons ATGGCCGTGGACGTAGACAGGCTGAGCTACGAGATATTCTCTATCCTCGAGAGCAAGTTCCTCTTCGGCTACGACGACTCTTCCCAACCTtccctcctctcctctgcttCCCCAGCTGGATCCCTTCCCCTCGCAGCTGGGCCCGGAGGTAGGGTCTGCATTCTATCCATCGACGGCGGTGGACGCCCCTCCGACGCGCTACTTTCCGCCGCCTCCCTCGCCCGCCTGGAGTCCTACCTTCAACGCCGTTCCGGCAATCCTTCCGCTCGTGTCGCCGATTTCTTCGACGTCGCCGCCGGATCGGGCGCAGGAGGCGTCCTCGCCGCAATGCTTTTCTCCAGGGGCCCCGATGGCCGGCCTCTCTTCGCCGCCGACGAGGCGCTACGGCTCCTCGCGACCTGGAGTCGCCGCTCGTCGTTCGGATCCGGCCAAGGGGGGAGCGTGCTTGAGCGGCTGCTCCAGCGGAGACCTTGGCGGAGGCTCCGGCGGGTGTTCGGCGACGCGACGCTGAGGGACACCGTAAAGCCGGTGCTCATCCCGTGCTACGACCTCGCCACCGGTGCCGCCTTCCTCTTCTCCAGGGCCGACGCGATGGAGGCGGACGGCTACGACTTCCGCATCCGGGAGGTCTGCGCCGCCACGTGCGCGGACCCGGCGTCCTCCGCGGTGTACATTCGCTCCACCGATGGGCGCACGCGGATCGCGGCCGTCGGAGGCGGCGTCGCGATGGGGAACCCGGCCGCGTCGGCCATCACGCACGTGCTCAACAACAAACAGGAGTTCCCCTTCGCCGTCGGGGTGGACGATCTCATAGTTCTTTCCTTAGGAACCAACTTCTCCGCCCCTCAGAAGCCACCTAAGCGGCCGGCGAAACCGACGGCCGAGCTCGTGAGGATCGCCGTCGACGGCACCGCCGACATG GTGGACCAAGCAATTGCAATGGCATTTGAACAGAACCGAATGAATAATTACGTACGGATTCAG GACATCGGGTTTGGGTCGAGCAATTCTGTTCCAAAAACAAGCGATCTTAAATGTTTGATGCATCGTTTAGAGGAGAAGTTGTCGCAGAGGAACGTCGAATCGTTGTTGTTCCGAGGGAAGAAGGTGTCGGAGCAAACAAACTGTGAGAAGCTGGAGTGGTTCGCCGGCGAGCTGATCAAGGAGgacgagaagaggaagaagagcttgGTTCCTGTAGTTATGCTGAAGCAGCAGGTCATAACGCCGAGCACTTCCTCCGTCGTCACGGCCACGTCAAGGTCGTCAGCTTCCTGA
- the LOC121995915 gene encoding pentatricopeptide repeat-containing protein At4g02750-like: MNSQLNVLGCRAGLVFAQNLKLTQLARSGRIEEAIALFHGMITRNTVTYNSMISAYAKNGYVVDARILFDQMPRRNLVSWNTMVAGYLHNDCFSEAAELFERMPTKDSYSWTLIITCCTRNGELDKARFLFDRMPVEKSSACYNAMISGYAKGRRYKDAIELLYSMPNKDFVSWNSVLSGYIRNGDMVMGLKFFHQMPERDVVSWNLVVEGLVKAGDLVTASEFFKRITSPNVVSWVTLLNGYCKKGCIVEAREIFDQMPKKNVVSWNAMIAGYVQHLQVEEAHRLFTEMPERNAVSWTTMISGYVRIGRLNEARNLLDMMPIKNVAAQTAMINGYVQSMRMNEAHQVFREISVRDSVCWNTMISGYVQCSRMDEALKMFMNMPKKDIVSWNTMIAGYAQDGQMDKAIDLFHQMPKKNTVSWNSVISGFNQNGLFIEAIRHFWLMRKLGCDPDWSTFASALSGCANLAALLVGMQLHSLLLKSGHDNDFFAGNALITMYARCGRISAAQQVFDEMISVDLVSWNSLIAGYASNGSGGTVISIFQEMTNKGVAPDEVTFVGVLSACSHAGMVDEGLKFFYSMSKDYSITPVAEHYACMVDLLGRAGRLAEAVKLVMTMPIRSSAGIWGALLSACRLHKNPKLANLAANKLFEFEPHTTSNYVLLSNIHAEAGRWNEVERVRVLMKQKGVHKQTAHSWIEIKNEVCVFSSDDSGQPVSAEVLTVLAALSSQMRNIGHKFNYPLVGCG, translated from the coding sequence ATGAATTCCCAGCTCAACGTCCTTGGCTGTAGAGCAGGTTTGGTTTTCGCTCAGAATCTAAAGCTCACACAGCTCGCGAGATCTGGAAGGATCGAGGAAGCCATCGCGTTATTCCATGGCATGATTACTCGCAATACGGTGACCTACAATTCAATGATCTCGGCATACGCCAAGAACGGCTATGTCGTCGACGCAAGAATCCTGTTCGATCAAATGCCTCGCAGAAATTTGGTTTCTTGGAACACTATGGTTGCCGGCTACTTGCACAATGATTGTTTCTCTGAAGCGGCTGAGTTGTTTGAAAGAATGCCCACGAAAGATTCCTACTCGTGGACATTGATAATTACTTGCTGCACTCGTAATGGCGAACTGGACAAGGCAAGATTTTTATTTGATCGAATGCCTGTCGAGAAGAGTTCGGCGTGCTACAATGCAATGATATCTGGATATGCTAAGGGAAGACGATACAAAGATGCCATTGAGCTGCTATATTCGATGCCGAATAAGGATTTTGTTTCCTGGAACTCTGTTCTCTCTGGCTACATACGCAATGGGGATATGGTGATGGGCTTGAAGTTTTTCCATCAGATGCCGGAACGAGATGTGGTGTCTTGGAATTTGGTTGTTGAAGGTCTTGTTAAGGCTGGTGATTTGGTTACAGCATCCGAGTTCTTTAAGAGAATAACAAGTCCAAATGTAGTATCTTGGGTGACATTGCTCAATGGATATTGCAAGAAAGGCTGCATTGTTGAGGCCCGTGAGATCTTTGACCAAATGCCCAAGAAGAATGTGGTTTCTTGGAATGCTATGATTGCGGGATATGTTCAGCATTTACAAGTCGAAGAGGCTCATCGTTTGTTCACTGAGATGCCCGAGAGGAATGCAGTATCCTGGACGACAATGATTAGTGGTTATGTTCGAATTGGGAGGCTTAATGAAGCAAGAAACTTGCTCGATATGATGCCAATTAAAAATGTCGCAGCTCAAACTGCAATGATTAATGGGTATGTGCAGAGCATGAGGATGAATGAGGCACATCAAGTTTTCAGGGAAATCAGTGTGAGAGATTCTGTTTGTTGGAATACGATGATCTCTGGTTATGTTCAATGTTCAAGAATGGATGAAGCTTTGAAGATGTTTATGAACATGCCAAAGAAGGATATCGTCTCTTGGAATACAATGATAGCTGGTTATGCTCAGGATGGTCAAATGGATAAAGCAATTGACTTGTTCCATCAAATGCCAAAGAAAAACACAGTTTCTTGGAATTCTGTGATCTCCGGGTTCAACCAAAATGGTCTTTTTATAGAGGCAATCCGGCACTTCTGGCTGATGAGAAAATTAGGATGCGATCCTGATTGGTCTACATTTGCTTCTGCCCTTAGTGGCTGCGCTAACCTAGCAGCTTTGCTGGTCGGTATGCAACTACACTCTCTTCTTCTCAAGAGTGGACATGATAATGACTTTTTTGCCGGTAATGCATTGATAACCATGTACGCGAGGTGTGGAAGGATCTCAGCAGCTCAACAAGTCTTTGATGAAATGATATCTGTGGATCTTGTTTCATGGAATTCCTTGATTGCAGGTTATGCCTCAAATGGTTCTGGAGGAACCGTAATTTCAATCTTTCAAGAAATGACCAACAAAGGAGTTGCTCCTGATGAGGTCACATTTGTCGGTGTCTTATCGGCATGTAGTCATGCAGGAATGGTCGATGAAGGATTGAAATTCTTTTACTCCATGAGTAAAGATTACTCGATTACACCGGTGGCTGAGCATTATGCTTGCATGGTTGATCTTCTTGGAAGAGCTGGGAGGTTAGCAGAAGCAGTGAAGCTGGTTATGACAATGCCAATACGGTCCAGTGCTGGTATATGGGGTGCCTTGCTTAGTGCGTGCCGTTTGCACAAGAATCCAAAACTCGCGAATTTAGCCGCAAATAAATTGTTTGAATTCGAACCTCATACAACTTCAAATTACGTTCTTTTGTCGAACATACATGCTGAGGCTGGTAGATGGAATGAAGTTGAGAGGGTGAGGGTTTTGATGAAGCAAAAAGGAGTCCACAAGCAGACTGCACACAGCTGGATTGAAATTAAGAATGAAGTCTGTGTTTTCTCTTCGGATGATTCGGGACAGCCAGTGTCGGCGGAAGTTCTTACGGTTCTAGCCGCGCTTAGTTCTCAAATGAGAAACATAGGGCACAAATTTAATTATCCTTTAGTAGGTTGTGGATAG
- the LOC121993740 gene encoding probable BOI-related E3 ubiquitin-protein ligase 3 → MAVESHHHLLPFPSQLQFLDGDVVGMETGFSDAVSAAPPAQGGSASSRKRPRSVLGGEVDVLVLRHAERVRAELAERRRRMVAEAEACARRRMVAKEEEIAQVERLNCALEERIRALCVENQVWRGLAESNEAAARELRDNLEQALAAGANAGAAEGEDETESCRCGAGNDVERESGGRGDGASCRRCGEEEATVILLPCRHLCLCPSCGAAASACPVCDCGKISSVHVNGF, encoded by the exons ATGGCGGTTGAATCGCACCACCATCTCCTTCCCTTCCCCTCCCAGCTCCAGTTCCTCGATGG GGACGTTGTCGGCATGGAAACAGGGTTTTCTGACGCCGTTTCGGCTGCGCCTCCGGCGCAGGGAGGCTCGGCGTCGTCGAGGAAGCGGCCTCGATCTGTTCTCGGCGGCGAGGTCGACGTCCTGGTCCTGCGGCAC GCGGAGAGAGTGAGGGCGGAGCTGGCGGAGAGGAGGCGGCGGATGGTGGCGGAGGCGGAGGCGTGCGCGAGGCGGCGGATGGTGGCGAAGGAGGAGGAGATCGCGCAGGTGGAGAGGCTGAACTGCGCGCTGGAGGAGCGGATAAGAGCCCTGTGCGTGGAGAACCAGGTGTGGCGCGGCCTGGCGGAGAGCAACGAGGCTGCCGCCAGGGAGCTGCGCGACAACCTCGAGCAGGCCCTGGCGGCCGGCGCCAACGCCGGCGCGGCCGAGGGCGAAGACGAGACGGAGTCGTGCCGCTGCGGCGCGGGAAATGATGTGGAGCGGGAGAGCGGCGGCCGCGGCGACGGGGCCAGCTGCCGGAGGTGCGGCGAGGAGGAGGCGACGGTGATTCTGCTGCCGTGCCGGCACCTCTGCCTCTGCCCGTCGTGCGGCGCGGCGGCGAGCGCCTGCCCGGTCTGCGATTGCGGAAAGATCAGCAGTGTCCACGTAAACGGGTTTTGA